In one uncultured Methanoregula sp. genomic region, the following are encoded:
- a CDS encoding flippase-like domain-containing protein, translated as MEKSQVKWIYISVGFSLAVLIIILYFTINENTLSYLQKINPWFLLLAFLTHVLTMCFWAWRVQKMSGSLGYRIGFFYSLNLVFANLLAAAITPAQTGGEPVRIHELYKANVPIGDATAIVIMERVLDGIALAALAAFAMIVLTEQWKSLGAISQIMVYVTWIFVAGCLFLFYLAIRRPDIIKRVVIRCACFFTKKWDRSRVEELLVRADKEIDNFQQAVVKFVKSAKGGLLWGMLFTLLYWVSEIVTASLILIGLGQPPLFLESFVIQLILAILMMIPLTPGSSGIAEIGATSMYALFIPASIVGIFVVIWRIVLYYFNIALGILSSIIIVRREAKSAEQP; from the coding sequence ATGGAAAAGTCGCAGGTCAAATGGATCTATATTTCTGTCGGGTTCTCTCTGGCAGTCCTGATAATCATCCTCTACTTCACCATCAATGAAAATACCCTCTCGTACCTCCAGAAGATCAACCCCTGGTTCCTTCTCCTTGCATTCCTCACCCATGTCCTCACTATGTGTTTCTGGGCATGGCGGGTGCAGAAGATGTCGGGATCCCTCGGGTACCGGATCGGGTTCTTCTACAGCCTCAACCTTGTCTTCGCCAACCTGCTCGCCGCCGCCATCACTCCGGCCCAGACCGGCGGGGAACCGGTCCGGATCCACGAGCTTTACAAGGCCAATGTCCCCATAGGGGATGCAACAGCAATCGTCATCATGGAAAGGGTGCTTGACGGGATCGCCCTTGCAGCCCTTGCAGCATTTGCCATGATCGTCCTGACCGAACAATGGAAGAGTCTTGGCGCAATCTCGCAGATCATGGTCTACGTCACCTGGATCTTCGTTGCCGGGTGCCTCTTCCTGTTCTACCTCGCAATCAGGCGGCCGGATATAATAAAAAGGGTTGTGATCCGGTGTGCATGTTTCTTCACGAAGAAGTGGGACAGGAGCCGGGTCGAGGAACTTCTTGTCCGGGCAGACAAGGAGATCGACAACTTCCAGCAGGCGGTTGTCAAGTTTGTGAAGAGTGCCAAAGGCGGGCTTCTCTGGGGAATGCTCTTTACCCTGCTCTACTGGGTGTCAGAGATCGTGACCGCTTCGCTTATCCTGATCGGGCTTGGCCAGCCACCCCTCTTCCTTGAATCCTTCGTAATCCAGCTGATCCTCGCCATCCTGATGATGATTCCGCTCACGCCGGGCAGCTCGGGTATCGCGGAGATCGGGGCGACTTCCATGTACGCCCTTTTCATCCCGGCTTCGATTGTCGGGATATTTGTCGTGATCTGGCGAATCGTCCTCTACTACTTCAATATCGCACTCGGTATCCTTTCCAGCATCATCATCGTGCGCAGGGAAGCAAAATCAGCAGAACAACCTTAA
- a CDS encoding bifunctional nuclease family protein, with protein MTQVRCEVKGVFVAMGEAATVPLVVLSDGSNRILPIFIGIWEAVSINSAKNREVLPRPFTHDLFLDLCGKFSIALRFLQIDTVEDGVYYAQLVFSLDNHEEYLDCRPSDGIALALRADVPIFVDESVFLAAGQSTGNFPAMVDLTTFLQK; from the coding sequence ATGACGCAGGTCAGGTGCGAAGTCAAGGGCGTGTTTGTCGCCATGGGGGAGGCTGCGACCGTCCCCCTCGTAGTGCTCTCTGACGGCAGCAACCGTATACTGCCCATTTTTATCGGGATCTGGGAGGCTGTCTCGATCAACAGTGCAAAGAACCGGGAGGTTCTTCCCCGGCCGTTCACTCACGACCTTTTCCTTGATCTCTGCGGGAAATTTTCCATTGCACTCCGGTTCCTGCAGATTGATACGGTGGAAGACGGGGTCTATTACGCCCAGCTGGTCTTTTCACTGGATAATCACGAAGAGTACCTGGACTGCCGTCCAAGCGACGGGATCGCCCTTGCCCTTCGTGCCGATGTCCCGATATTTGTCGACGAATCAGTGTTTTTGGCAGCCGGGCAGAGCACCGGGAATTTTCCCGCGATGGTGGATCTCACAACATTTCTGCAAAAATAA
- a CDS encoding undecaprenyl diphosphate synthase family protein: MIYWLYGQMLMRQLHDLPGHVCFMISGKDLADAPEKLYIITRWCTEISLVVAKQNPSVLSGLKGITFHIATDSPALLEPFLDEIRKISTIARLSLHIGEREEVLGSGMDVVVAIGKSGREEITECIRRMAEDNVPAENVDEKLLESYLTFKYTPDVVIKSGGDHLTDFLIWQSVYSELFFSDVNWKFFRKVDFLRILRDYQSRIRRFGR; this comes from the coding sequence ATGATCTACTGGCTTTACGGGCAGATGCTCATGCGGCAGCTCCATGACCTGCCGGGTCATGTGTGCTTCATGATCAGCGGGAAGGATCTGGCAGATGCGCCGGAAAAACTTTACATCATTACCCGGTGGTGCACCGAGATCTCTTTGGTTGTTGCAAAACAGAATCCATCCGTATTGTCCGGCCTTAAGGGTATCACGTTCCACATTGCTACCGATTCCCCTGCGCTGCTGGAGCCGTTTCTGGATGAAATCCGGAAGATATCCACGATCGCCCGTTTGAGCCTCCATATCGGTGAACGGGAGGAGGTTCTCGGCTCAGGTATGGATGTAGTTGTTGCCATCGGTAAGAGCGGGAGAGAAGAGATTACTGAATGTATCCGCCGGATGGCAGAGGATAATGTTCCTGCGGAAAATGTGGACGAGAAACTTCTTGAATCCTATCTCACGTTCAAATATACTCCCGATGTTGTAATCAAGAGCGGCGGCGATCACCTCACCGACTTCCTCATATGGCAGTCGGTCTATTCGGAACTCTTCTTCTCCGATGTTAACTGGAAATTCTTCCGGAAGGTGGATTTCCTCCGTATCCTGCGGGATTACCAGTCACGGATACGCCGGTTCGGCAGGTAA
- a CDS encoding metal-dependent transcriptional regulator, giving the protein MTSEQLEEYLESILDIEAKEGIAKTSAIAKCLKVTPASVTEALQVLSEKGFVNYEPYKGATLTDLGREMARKVKRRHRLLEVFLTDVLHINRENVHDEACKMEHTLSDETECALCKLLKAPARCPHGSLIEACNLQVESCSSCLAGKGSDSACSRDEHLIPVTSLVPGQKGTIAFIRGDNSVVQRLTDLGLTLRTEIRLIHKSPLLGPVEIGVRKTKLAIDHAIADHIFVTACTEKTG; this is encoded by the coding sequence ATGACCTCAGAGCAGCTGGAAGAGTATCTTGAAAGTATTCTGGATATCGAGGCAAAAGAGGGAATTGCCAAGACGTCCGCTATTGCAAAATGCCTGAAAGTTACTCCGGCAAGCGTCACCGAGGCGCTCCAGGTCCTCTCTGAGAAAGGATTTGTCAATTACGAACCCTATAAGGGGGCGACCCTGACCGATCTTGGCCGTGAGATGGCGCGGAAGGTCAAACGCCGTCACCGTCTCCTTGAGGTGTTCTTAACGGATGTTCTCCATATCAACCGGGAGAATGTTCACGATGAGGCCTGCAAAATGGAACATACTCTGTCGGACGAGACGGAATGTGCTCTCTGTAAGCTGCTGAAAGCCCCGGCCCGGTGCCCCCACGGCAGCCTGATCGAAGCCTGCAACCTGCAGGTGGAGAGCTGCTCTTCCTGCCTTGCGGGAAAAGGATCCGACTCTGCCTGTTCCCGCGATGAGCATCTCATACCCGTTACATCCCTTGTACCCGGCCAGAAAGGCACCATCGCATTCATACGGGGTGACAACAGCGTTGTCCAGCGTCTCACCGATCTCGGGCTCACCCTCAGAACCGAGATCCGGCTCATTCATAAATCTCCCCTGCTCGGCCCGGTCGAGATTGGTGTGCGGAAGACAAAACTTGCCATCGATCATGCCATTGCCGACCATATCTTTGTCACGGCATGTACGGAGAAGACTGGATGA
- the uppS gene encoding polyprenyl diphosphate synthase, producing the protein MILRAVIDPLYERILRIQCSHVPNHIAIIQDGNRRYARKAGLDTASGHRAGADRTEEMLDWAHEIGIRHITLYTFSTENFSRNREEVAHLFALFKEKFTSVLEDTRVKKFRIRVQMVGDRSLLPDDLREAVEAAEEATKDYNGFTLNIALAYGGRNEILLAAKEILSEIRTSHADPAMIDVHMVEEHLHGGRGIPPVDLIIRTGNDCRTSNFLPWLANGHECAVYFCAPYWPLFRKIDLLRAIRIYDQRVSARAAESVQ; encoded by the coding sequence ATGATCCTGCGCGCAGTTATTGATCCCCTCTATGAGCGCATTCTCCGCATACAGTGTTCGCATGTACCAAACCATATCGCCATTATCCAGGACGGGAACCGGAGGTATGCCAGAAAAGCAGGTCTGGATACGGCAAGCGGGCACCGGGCTGGTGCAGACAGGACCGAGGAGATGCTGGACTGGGCCCACGAGATCGGGATCCGGCATATCACCCTCTACACATTCTCGACGGAGAATTTCTCTCGGAACAGGGAGGAGGTAGCCCATCTCTTTGCCCTTTTCAAGGAGAAGTTCACGAGCGTTCTTGAGGATACACGGGTAAAAAAATTCAGGATCCGCGTACAGATGGTGGGCGACCGTTCACTGCTCCCGGATGACCTGCGGGAGGCAGTTGAGGCAGCGGAAGAGGCTACCAAAGATTATAACGGTTTTACCCTTAACATCGCGCTCGCGTACGGGGGCAGGAACGAGATCCTCCTTGCAGCAAAAGAGATCTTAAGCGAGATCAGGACCAGCCATGCCGACCCGGCCATGATCGATGTTCATATGGTGGAGGAACACCTCCACGGGGGAAGGGGTATCCCGCCGGTCGATCTAATCATCCGGACCGGGAATGACTGCCGCACATCCAATTTCCTGCCATGGCTTGCGAATGGTCATGAATGTGCAGTTTACTTCTGCGCCCCGTACTGGCCTCTTTTCAGGAAGATCGATCTCCTCCGTGCCATCCGTATCTACGACCAGCGGGTCTCGGCACGGGCGGCCGAATCCGTTCAATAA
- a CDS encoding NusA-like transcription termination signal-binding factor, which produces MERNIGFKERRYIEELRILTKSTALDCVIDDRFDRVIYVIRPGDMGLAIGKKGENIKRLQNVLGKRIEMVEFAESPDAFIANIFKPAEVVGVDRSAQEGPLNVLVRQRSDLGIAIGKSGCNIEKARILCRRFFGLEVGEVLLPQVVS; this is translated from the coding sequence GTTTAAAGAGCGAAGATATATCGAAGAGTTACGGATTCTGACCAAATCGACCGCACTTGACTGCGTAATAGATGACCGGTTCGACCGGGTTATCTACGTTATCCGCCCTGGTGACATGGGCCTTGCTATCGGAAAAAAAGGGGAGAACATCAAGCGCCTCCAGAATGTACTTGGCAAACGAATCGAGATGGTGGAATTCGCCGAATCCCCTGATGCATTCATTGCCAATATCTTCAAGCCTGCCGAAGTTGTGGGGGTTGATCGTTCCGCGCAGGAGGGGCCGCTGAATGTTCTTGTCCGGCAGCGGAGTGACCTTGGTATTGCCATCGGGAAGTCCGGCTGCAATATCGAGAAAGCGCGCATCCTATGCCGGCGTTTTTTTGGTCTCGAAGTGGGCGAAGTCCTCCTTCCCCAGGTGGTCTCATGA
- a CDS encoding GTP-binding protein: MISTGINALDEMLGGGIPGGDKVLYSMEPGVNGQFFMISTLSAALKKGLTCLVILPNTTVDAFRHDAISMHVDKKTLCSDKLVLIDVIDRERIQKGASSKEAKARDWKARTQKICRDRRIDVIFVYFDLLYEEFGLETALCILESARENRRTTLILEHLNLEGEPLVDRFIREHAFDLVLTIRASSHPLPPFSYFTLLHTSWAPIPVRSIPFSVQEGRVIPYIPKIVVIGPEKSGKSTFISHTSVTGHPPAIAGDPDDKTAPGSMDFGRLRWKDFDITLYGIPGQTEFDPHILPTLRHAMGVVIVIDANNPGVLPRANYLAGLVAKQRIPFVIAANTKRRQHVMTEKEIRSALALPREIPLYFISATEIEDVHRVLESLVDYITRISS, translated from the coding sequence ATGATCTCGACCGGGATAAATGCACTGGATGAGATGCTGGGGGGCGGAATTCCCGGGGGCGACAAGGTGCTCTACAGTATGGAGCCGGGTGTAAATGGCCAGTTCTTCATGATCTCCACGCTCTCTGCGGCACTGAAAAAAGGACTGACCTGTCTTGTCATACTGCCCAATACCACGGTGGATGCATTCCGTCACGATGCAATTTCAATGCATGTCGATAAAAAAACCCTCTGTTCGGATAAACTGGTATTAATTGATGTGATTGACCGGGAGAGGATCCAGAAAGGAGCGTCCTCAAAAGAAGCGAAAGCCCGCGACTGGAAAGCCCGGACCCAGAAGATCTGCCGGGACCGCCGGATCGACGTGATCTTCGTGTATTTCGATCTCCTGTACGAGGAGTTCGGCCTTGAGACTGCCCTATGTATCCTGGAGTCTGCCCGGGAGAACAGGAGAACAACCCTCATCCTGGAGCATCTTAATCTCGAAGGAGAACCACTTGTCGACCGGTTTATCAGGGAACATGCGTTCGATCTTGTCCTGACAATCCGGGCTTCATCACACCCCCTTCCCCCGTTCAGTTACTTTACCCTGCTCCACACGTCCTGGGCACCGATTCCCGTTAGGTCGATCCCCTTCTCTGTCCAGGAGGGGCGGGTCATTCCGTATATCCCGAAGATTGTTGTGATCGGCCCGGAAAAATCCGGGAAATCAACGTTTATATCCCACACATCAGTGACGGGGCACCCCCCGGCCATAGCGGGGGATCCTGACGATAAGACTGCACCAGGGAGCATGGACTTTGGGCGCCTGCGGTGGAAAGACTTCGATATTACGCTGTATGGGATCCCCGGGCAGACTGAATTCGACCCACATATCCTGCCCACGCTCCGCCATGCCATGGGTGTTGTGATCGTGATCGATGCCAATAATCCGGGAGTGCTCCCGCGGGCTAACTATCTTGCCGGGCTTGTTGCAAAGCAGCGGATTCCGTTTGTTATTGCTGCAAATACGAAACGCCGGCAACACGTCATGACAGAGAAAGAGATCCGATCCGCTCTCGCACTTCCCCGTGAGATCCCGCTCTATTTCATCTCTGCAACTGAGATAGAAGATGTTCACCGGGTCCTTGAATCGCTGGTCGATTACATTACCCGGATCTCTTCCTGA
- the hisE gene encoding phosphoribosyl-ATP diphosphatase produces MTAPVDPRVIAEIWAVICERAAHPSEESYTSRLLNDKKGIDKVLEKVGEESTEFILAVKNGVNERTVEEASDLFFHLLVALRAADVDLADVMKELGNRRK; encoded by the coding sequence ATGACTGCACCGGTAGATCCCCGGGTGATCGCCGAGATCTGGGCTGTCATATGTGAGCGGGCGGCACACCCCTCCGAAGAGTCCTACACCTCGCGTCTCCTGAATGACAAAAAGGGCATTGACAAGGTGCTTGAAAAAGTCGGCGAGGAATCGACCGAGTTTATCCTCGCCGTAAAGAACGGGGTGAATGAACGCACCGTCGAAGAAGCCTCTGATCTCTTCTTCCACCTGCTCGTTGCCCTCCGGGCTGCAGACGTGGACCTTGCCGACGTCATGAAAGAACTCGGGAACCGGCGCAAATAA
- a CDS encoding DUF357 domain-containing protein encodes MRIAECQKALAETISLCTITGPDKTPLGRAGASILLMARSYESDGRGFFACGDPVNALASFWYAFGWLHFGITYGLLAFRGRAVPCLFEGPFDQVPADLEEKCQEKTGRYARLLDTARSSVICAPDASTPGYAFAKKVESISAVYAGYGNLERESGRPEKALACYSYGHGWLDAGVTAGLFTITANRDIFTV; translated from the coding sequence ATGAGGATCGCCGAATGCCAGAAAGCCCTTGCAGAAACCATCTCGCTCTGCACGATTACCGGGCCGGATAAGACCCCGCTTGGCCGGGCGGGTGCATCCATCCTGCTGATGGCACGATCCTACGAAAGCGACGGCCGGGGATTTTTTGCCTGCGGCGATCCTGTAAATGCTCTCGCAAGTTTCTGGTACGCCTTCGGGTGGCTGCATTTCGGTATCACTTACGGCCTTCTCGCATTCAGGGGCAGGGCCGTACCCTGTCTATTCGAAGGACCATTCGATCAGGTTCCTGCAGATCTTGAAGAAAAATGTCAAGAAAAGACCGGGCGCTATGCCCGGCTGCTCGATACCGCCAGGTCATCCGTGATATGTGCTCCGGATGCGTCAACACCGGGTTATGCATTTGCAAAAAAAGTAGAGTCCATATCGGCCGTGTATGCGGGATACGGGAATCTGGAGCGTGAGAGCGGCAGACCTGAAAAAGCCCTTGCCTGTTATAGTTACGGGCACGGGTGGCTGGACGCCGGCGTAACAGCAGGGCTCTTCACAATCACGGCTAACCGGGATATTTTCACGGTGTAG
- a CDS encoding radical SAM protein yields the protein MTLSRGCILCHQGAKLVLFVTGRCHRTCWYCPLSSERKGTDTVYANDRPVDIPAQIIEEAENMSALGTGVTGGEPLLCLDTVTRYCRLLKDHFGPEHQIHLYTAKAPTDEELAAMQGLVDEIRLHPPHECWDKILETEYIVSAQHAKAMGFDIGIEVPALPGLEHLVPALPYLDFLNINELEWGDTNAYAMRERGYELADTLHNAIEGARGWADELCRHEKVHWCSSAFKDSVQLRERLKRIAGNTARPFDEITDDGTIVYGVLEPEDTDGSTAAFLREELEPGSFEIFSDHIELPWWILTEYPDDMKGNKYVIERYPNGGMIVEMTPV from the coding sequence ATGACACTTTCCCGAGGTTGTATTCTCTGCCACCAGGGCGCTAAACTGGTCCTCTTCGTTACGGGACGATGCCACCGCACCTGCTGGTACTGCCCCCTCTCCAGCGAACGGAAAGGAACTGATACGGTATATGCCAATGATCGCCCTGTCGATATCCCCGCCCAGATAATCGAAGAAGCAGAGAATATGAGTGCGCTGGGCACCGGAGTGACCGGGGGCGAACCACTCCTCTGCCTTGATACGGTGACCCGGTACTGCCGGCTGCTCAAGGACCATTTCGGGCCGGAACACCAGATACATCTCTATACAGCGAAGGCCCCGACGGATGAGGAACTTGCAGCAATGCAGGGACTCGTGGACGAGATCCGGCTTCATCCCCCGCACGAGTGCTGGGACAAAATTTTAGAAACCGAGTATATCGTTTCCGCTCAGCACGCAAAAGCCATGGGATTTGATATCGGGATTGAAGTCCCGGCCCTTCCCGGGCTCGAACACCTGGTACCTGCATTACCGTACCTGGACTTCCTCAATATCAACGAGCTCGAGTGGGGGGATACCAACGCCTATGCCATGCGCGAGAGGGGGTACGAGCTTGCCGATACGCTGCACAATGCCATCGAAGGCGCACGGGGCTGGGCCGATGAATTGTGCCGGCACGAGAAAGTGCACTGGTGCTCTTCAGCATTCAAGGACTCAGTCCAGCTTCGCGAACGCTTAAAAAGGATCGCGGGAAATACTGCCCGTCCGTTCGACGAGATTACCGATGACGGGACCATTGTATACGGGGTTCTAGAACCGGAAGACACTGACGGCAGCACAGCGGCATTTCTCAGGGAGGAACTCGAACCGGGGAGTTTTGAGATCTTCAGTGACCATATCGAACTCCCATGGTGGATCCTCACGGAATATCCTGATGATATGAAAGGGAACAAGTACGTTATCGAACGTTACCCGAATGGGGGGATGATCGTGGAGATGACACCGGTATGA
- the dph5 gene encoding diphthine synthase has product MLTFVGLGLFDKTDISEKGLRCIREADHVFLECYTSLLMGSSREELEEYYKKPVLPLFREDVEQHPDNVLRLAQEGDVAFLCAGDPMVSTTHADLRMRAGALGIRTAIIHGASISSAVCGLSGLQNYRFGKSCSLPFPQKNWFPTTPYEVIEKNLTQNLHTLVYLDIQNNRYMTIPEAVSLLDQMAAAKGTAIPLYVGIARAGSDAPVVRAGKGSILADVEFGPPLHILIIPAVLHDMEREYLEMFAGL; this is encoded by the coding sequence TTGCTGACCTTCGTTGGCCTGGGCCTTTTTGACAAGACGGATATTTCCGAGAAAGGGCTCCGGTGTATCAGGGAGGCCGACCATGTCTTTCTTGAATGCTACACTTCACTTCTCATGGGTTCATCCCGGGAGGAACTTGAAGAGTATTACAAAAAACCGGTCTTGCCGCTCTTCCGCGAAGATGTGGAACAGCACCCCGATAACGTGCTCAGGCTTGCACAGGAAGGCGATGTAGCATTCCTCTGTGCCGGTGACCCCATGGTTTCCACAACGCATGCCGATTTACGGATGAGGGCCGGTGCCCTCGGCATCAGGACGGCAATCATCCATGGCGCTTCCATATCCAGCGCTGTATGCGGACTATCAGGGCTCCAGAATTACCGGTTCGGCAAGTCCTGTTCCCTGCCATTCCCGCAGAAGAACTGGTTCCCGACAACCCCGTATGAGGTAATTGAAAAAAACCTCACACAGAACCTGCACACTCTCGTGTATCTCGATATCCAGAACAACAGGTACATGACGATCCCGGAAGCAGTCTCGCTCCTCGATCAGATGGCTGCCGCGAAGGGGACTGCCATCCCGCTCTATGTCGGGATTGCCCGGGCAGGATCGGATGCCCCGGTGGTCCGGGCAGGGAAGGGAAGCATTCTCGCAGACGTGGAATTCGGCCCGCCGCTCCATATCCTGATCATCCCTGCGGTGCTGCATGACATGGAGCGGGAGTACCTGGAGATGTTTGCAGGATTATGA
- the feoB gene encoding ferrous iron transport protein B: protein MTGCRDCSGCSPTFSLPERKAEYIVALAGNANVGKSATFNQLTGVDQDIGNWPGKTVERAEGLLQHRGQRIRVIDLPGIYSITTLSTEEQISREFIAHDRPDVVVNVVDASALERNLFFTIQLTELESPMILAVNQMDLATKKGIVIDTRKLSALLGIPVIPTVAIQGKGIAELSDAIVSAIAARPKPHIIPYGKEVEDRIRKIMDLLPAGSGEYPPRWTAIKLLESDSDTIWEAKKLSPQAVAAAETFRTELERIHGEPAATVLSGERYHVAEKLVAEATVIRTTGDHEISLTERIDRLALHPVIGYLLLILTLGGLLIWTFIVGAWISELLTAFLSGIAPVQPLVKGSVTDVLFNGAWTGFVAAITLILPYVIPFYLFLAIVEDSGFLTRFSMMLDRGMHKMGLHGKAIIPLVLGFGCTVPACLSCRIIESPKQKLLAAFLVTLVPCSARTIVILGVVALFVNIWWALALYLIDFILIIILGRLAFRLLPGESVGMIMEMPEYHVPSAPVVLGQTWQRTRSLIWIVLPAYIIGSIAITAAYAAGFLEPINTVLSPVTVLLLGLPVMTGVVFVFGIIRKEMTILALAALFGTTVFSTVMTPVQLIVFGLVAMLYAPCISTIFALVREFGWKQAATITALETALAIALGAVAFRLLELCV, encoded by the coding sequence ATGACAGGCTGCAGGGACTGCAGCGGATGCTCACCAACGTTCTCCCTCCCGGAACGAAAGGCCGAATATATTGTTGCTCTGGCCGGGAACGCAAATGTCGGGAAGAGTGCGACTTTTAACCAGTTGACCGGTGTTGACCAGGACATCGGCAACTGGCCGGGCAAGACTGTTGAGCGGGCCGAAGGTCTTCTTCAGCACCGCGGCCAGCGGATCCGGGTGATCGATCTCCCGGGCATTTATTCTATCACCACACTCTCCACAGAAGAACAGATCTCCCGCGAGTTCATAGCCCACGACCGCCCGGATGTTGTCGTCAATGTTGTCGATGCCTCCGCACTCGAACGGAACCTGTTCTTTACCATCCAGCTCACCGAGCTCGAAAGTCCCATGATCCTCGCCGTCAACCAGATGGATCTTGCCACAAAAAAAGGGATCGTAATCGATACCCGGAAACTCTCCGCTCTTCTTGGTATTCCGGTAATCCCCACGGTTGCAATACAGGGAAAAGGGATTGCCGAACTCTCGGATGCGATCGTCTCGGCTATTGCTGCCCGGCCAAAGCCTCATATCATTCCATACGGGAAAGAAGTGGAAGACCGGATCCGGAAGATCATGGACCTTTTACCGGCCGGTTCCGGTGAGTATCCACCCCGCTGGACGGCAATCAAGCTGCTGGAGTCGGATTCTGACACGATCTGGGAGGCAAAGAAACTGTCCCCTCAGGCAGTTGCGGCTGCTGAAACGTTCCGGACGGAACTGGAGCGGATACACGGGGAACCGGCTGCAACTGTCCTGAGCGGCGAGCGGTACCATGTGGCCGAGAAACTGGTTGCGGAAGCAACCGTGATCCGTACCACCGGCGATCATGAAATATCCTTGACGGAAAGGATCGACCGGCTGGCCCTCCACCCTGTCATAGGTTATCTTCTCCTGATCCTCACCCTCGGGGGACTTCTCATCTGGACATTCATTGTCGGGGCCTGGATCTCTGAACTCCTCACGGCGTTCCTCTCTGGTATCGCGCCGGTCCAGCCGCTTGTCAAAGGCTCTGTTACTGATGTTCTGTTCAACGGCGCCTGGACCGGATTTGTGGCAGCCATCACGCTGATCCTCCCCTACGTGATCCCGTTCTATCTCTTCCTTGCGATTGTTGAGGATTCGGGTTTTCTCACCCGCTTCTCCATGATGCTCGATCGCGGAATGCACAAGATGGGCCTGCATGGCAAGGCCATCATTCCCCTTGTCCTTGGCTTTGGCTGCACCGTCCCGGCCTGCCTGTCCTGCCGGATTATCGAGTCCCCCAAACAGAAGCTTCTTGCCGCATTTCTTGTTACGCTTGTTCCCTGTTCGGCCCGGACCATCGTCATCCTCGGGGTAGTTGCACTGTTTGTGAACATCTGGTGGGCACTCGCCCTTTACCTGATCGATTTCATCCTGATCATCATTCTCGGCCGTCTGGCTTTCCGCCTGCTTCCCGGGGAATCTGTCGGGATGATCATGGAGATGCCGGAATACCATGTTCCCTCCGCGCCTGTCGTGCTCGGCCAGACCTGGCAGCGGACCAGATCGCTCATCTGGATCGTTCTTCCCGCCTATATCATCGGCAGCATCGCGATCACTGCCGCATATGCAGCCGGATTTCTCGAACCGATCAATACGGTTCTTTCCCCGGTCACGGTCCTCCTTCTTGGCCTTCCGGTAATGACCGGTGTGGTGTTCGTTTTTGGTATCATACGAAAAGAGATGACCATCCTCGCTCTTGCAGCGCTCTTCGGAACAACGGTCTTCTCCACCGTCATGACACCGGTCCAGCTGATCGTATTTGGCCTCGTGGCCATGCTGTATGCCCCCTGCATCTCCACGATCTTTGCCCTGGTGCGGGAATTCGGCTGGAAACAGGCAGCCACCATCACGGCACTCGAAACCGCTCTTGCTATTGCACTGGGAGCGGTTGCGTTCCGGTTACTTGAATTATGTGTGTAA